From Penaeus vannamei isolate JL-2024 chromosome 40, ASM4276789v1, whole genome shotgun sequence, the proteins below share one genomic window:
- the LOC138860165 gene encoding venom protease-like, which produces MEVHLLLVILALSGSLGMAQTWECASRGGACRASAKKGCVRLQGKCENDQVCCQKGSCECGVANDVRIIGGEEISPPNKYPWLVGLLQSETVEDGFSCGGSIISPNYVLTAAHCLFDEDDLAIPAEELQVGIANHNFNSEDDDIPGVTQVVDVESYITHEDYIHGELSDFNNDIALIHLKETLDLTSYPQVRPVCLPSDPNTKYEGQTGTVVGWGDTKNGKGAYPDAAREVNLPIKDCTGELGGDPIIPQIMCAGKEKSKNKGAKGICFGDSGGPLFVKEDGKYTQVGIVSHVVESCLTPGVFTRVTEFLTWISDNTPGETFCR; this is translated from the exons ATGGAGGTCCACTTGCTTCTTGTCATCTTGGCGCTGTCTGGGTCCCTCGGGATGGCCCAG ACATGGGAGTGTGCAAGCAGAGGAGGTGCCTGCAGAGCCAGCGCCAAGAAGGGCTGCGTGAGACTCCAGGGGAAGTGTGAGAACGACCAAGTCTGCTGCCAAAAAG GTTCTTGCGAGTGTGGCGTGGCAAATGACGTCCGTATCATAGGAGGTGAAGAGATATCTCCTCCGAATAAATATCCTTGGCTCGTTGGTTTGCTTCAGTCTGAAACAGTTGAGGATGGGTTTTCCTGTGGCGGATCTATCATCAGCCCGAACTACGTGCTGACTGCTGCACACTGTCTATTTGATGAAGACGATCTGGCCATACCAGCAGAGGAACTTCAAGTAGGAATTGCCAACCACAATTTCAATTCTGAAGATGACGACATACCGGGCGTCACTCAGGTTGTGGATGTGGAAAGTTACATCACCCATGAGGATTACATTCACGGGGAGCTTTCTGATTTCAATAATGACATCGCTCTCATACATTTGAAGGAGACATTGGATCTGACGTCATACCCACAAGTTCGACCAGTGTGTCTTCCTTCTGACCCGAACACGAAGTATGAGGGACAGACTGGGACCGTGGTAGGCTGGGGAGACACAAAGAACGGGAAAGGGGCATATCCCGATGCTGCCAGGGAGGTCAACTTACCCATCAAGGACTGTACAGGTGAATTAGGTGGTGATCCAATCATCCCCCAAAtaatgtgtgcagggaaggagaAGTCGAAGAACAAGGGCGCAAAGGGTATCTGTTTTGGCGACTCTGGAGGACCCCTTTTCGTGAAGGAAGACGGGAAATACACTCAGGTGGGGATTGTCTCCCATGTTGTCGAAAGTTGCCTCACGCCCGGTGTGTTTACTCGAGTCACCGAATTTCTCACGTGGATCAGCGATAACACTCCTGGTGAGACTTTCTGCCGGTAG